A window from Thiohalophilus sp. encodes these proteins:
- a CDS encoding aldo/keto reductase, which translates to MEECVGQGLIRQIGVCNFSTKKLGDLLNQASIAPMMNQIELHPYLQQEDMLRFCRERDVLLTAYSPLGSVDRPKGMKKQDEPSLLENPVIVEIGAKHKISPAQVLIGWALRRDTVVIPKSVNQERLQQNLAAADVVLDDEDMQAIKSLDMKYRYVDGGFFAAPGSGYTVAGIWDE; encoded by the coding sequence ATGGAGGAATGCGTTGGGCAGGGGTTGATCAGGCAGATTGGAGTGTGTAATTTCAGTACTAAAAAGCTTGGTGATCTTCTTAATCAGGCATCAATTGCACCGATGATGAACCAGATAGAACTGCATCCATATCTGCAGCAGGAAGATATGCTGCGCTTTTGCCGTGAAAGGGACGTCCTGCTCACAGCCTACTCACCGCTGGGTTCGGTGGATAGGCCAAAGGGTATGAAAAAGCAGGATGAACCTTCGCTTCTGGAAAATCCCGTTATCGTCGAAATTGGTGCCAAGCACAAGATTTCCCCGGCCCAGGTGCTTATTGGCTGGGCTCTGCGGCGCGATACGGTGGTTATCCCCAAATCTGTCAACCAGGAGCGACTGCAGCAGAATTTAGCCGCTGCGGATGTCGTGCTTGATGATGAAGACATGCAGGCTATAAAAAGCCTCGACATGAAATACCGCTATGTTGACGGCGGGTTTTTTGCTGCACCCGGCTCGGGCTATACTGTGGCTGGAATCTGGGATGAATAG